A part of Paenibacillus sp. sptzw28 genomic DNA contains:
- a CDS encoding endo-1,4-beta-xylanase, whose translation MKIKGFKRKGSILMAIILAMLSLTFGQLPKRASAEAVLPGAIATDFEDGTVQGWYGRGGSEILTAAAPAAHTGAYGLQVEGRTQGWHGPQLDVTPIMEAGKTYSISAWLRLSAGSANTSVSMTIQRTAGGSTYYEGVASGQAAAGGWVKLTGEYKLLESSEKVSVYFESFANPTLAFYVDDFLIQRSPDPVPIEIQKDIPSLKDVFAGDFKLGSAFLVSEIADPDGPDAQLLKKHFNSLTAGNELKWDATEPQEGQFNFTRADKAFHFAVDNGIDFRGHTLVWHSQTPDWVFHDANGSLASKELLLQRLKRHIDTVVERYKGSIYAWDVVNEVIDPSQPGGMRGSLWYQIAGEEYIEKAFEYAHAADPAAKLYINDYNTHEPLKRQFLHDLIKRLKDKGIPVDGVGHQMHIDIQNPSVQEIDATIRTFTDLAVEQQITEMDMSSYTNGTDSWSSFPVDLQIRQAHRYKEIFDVFKKYKDQITAVIFWGKDDGNSWLRTFPVTRNNWPLLFDERLQAKYAYWGLVDPGKVPVEIKHAAAAAGSANVDGTLEEDWGRIAPVPVLKAGESAAEFRTLWDADHLYVSVDVFDTTVNGNDAVEVYIDGNNGKTTAYEADDKKYTFRRSGANPHEPADYKAVKIEGGYRIEAAIPIDGGELGFDVRLVDRSGDVETKTSWNDTTGSQDTDTSKFGVLMLVEGPRITTAVEGTPVIDGSIDAVWNGANAVATDRWVIGSSGSTAKVRTLWDDGRLYVLAEVTDALLSKRSANAWEQDSVEIFIDSNNAKTGFFEPDDGQYRINFDNERTVNPASLSGNLISAVQLTAAGYVVEASIAWTGTPQAGDTIGFDLQVNNDEDGDGDRDSVAIWNDISGQSYQNTSGYGLLKLAEAE comes from the coding sequence ATGAAGATAAAGGGATTCAAACGCAAAGGTTCGATCTTGATGGCTATTATCCTTGCCATGCTGTCTTTGACGTTCGGCCAACTGCCGAAACGGGCGAGTGCGGAAGCAGTCCTTCCGGGCGCAATCGCGACTGACTTTGAAGATGGTACGGTTCAAGGCTGGTACGGTCGCGGCGGCTCGGAGATTCTGACGGCGGCAGCCCCGGCGGCGCACACGGGAGCATACGGTCTTCAGGTCGAGGGAAGAACGCAGGGATGGCACGGCCCGCAGCTCGATGTGACGCCGATTATGGAAGCCGGCAAGACGTATTCGATATCAGCCTGGCTGCGCTTGTCCGCAGGGTCGGCCAACACCTCTGTATCGATGACGATCCAGCGGACGGCAGGAGGTTCCACTTATTACGAGGGTGTCGCCTCCGGACAGGCAGCCGCCGGCGGTTGGGTGAAGCTGACGGGCGAATACAAGCTTCTCGAGTCGTCCGAGAAGGTCTCCGTTTATTTCGAATCGTTCGCGAATCCGACGCTCGCTTTTTATGTGGACGATTTTCTCATTCAGCGCAGTCCTGATCCGGTGCCGATCGAAATCCAAAAGGACATTCCGTCGCTTAAGGATGTGTTTGCGGGCGACTTTAAACTAGGATCGGCGTTCCTCGTATCGGAAATCGCCGATCCGGACGGACCGGACGCGCAGCTGCTCAAGAAGCATTTCAACAGCTTGACGGCGGGCAACGAGCTGAAGTGGGACGCCACCGAGCCTCAGGAGGGGCAGTTCAACTTTACGCGCGCGGATAAAGCTTTCCATTTTGCCGTCGACAATGGCATTGACTTTCGCGGCCATACGCTCGTTTGGCACAGCCAGACGCCGGACTGGGTATTTCACGACGCAAACGGCAGCCTCGCAAGCAAGGAACTGCTGCTGCAGCGGCTGAAGCGACATATTGACACGGTGGTTGAACGGTACAAGGGCAGTATTTACGCGTGGGACGTCGTTAATGAAGTTATCGACCCTTCACAGCCGGGCGGCATGCGGGGCAGCCTGTGGTATCAGATCGCCGGAGAAGAATATATCGAGAAGGCGTTCGAATATGCGCATGCAGCGGATCCGGCTGCCAAGCTTTACATCAACGATTACAACACGCACGAGCCGCTTAAGCGGCAATTTTTGCACGATTTGATCAAGCGTCTGAAGGATAAGGGTATTCCAGTGGACGGCGTCGGCCACCAAATGCATATCGATATTCAAAATCCGTCGGTGCAGGAAATTGATGCGACGATCCGCACTTTCACCGATCTCGCCGTCGAGCAGCAGATTACCGAGATGGATATGAGCAGTTATACGAACGGTACGGATTCCTGGAGTTCGTTCCCGGTCGACCTGCAGATTAGGCAGGCTCACCGCTACAAGGAAATTTTCGACGTGTTCAAAAAGTATAAGGACCAAATTACCGCCGTCATTTTCTGGGGCAAGGACGATGGAAACAGTTGGCTCCGCACGTTCCCTGTCACGCGCAATAACTGGCCTCTGCTGTTCGATGAGCGGCTCCAGGCGAAATATGCGTATTGGGGACTCGTCGACCCTGGCAAGGTACCGGTCGAAATCAAGCATGCGGCAGCCGCCGCCGGCAGCGCGAATGTCGACGGCACGCTGGAAGAGGACTGGGGCCGGATAGCGCCCGTGCCCGTACTGAAGGCCGGCGAATCCGCCGCCGAATTTAGAACGCTGTGGGATGCGGATCACCTGTATGTATCGGTCGACGTGTTCGACACGACGGTGAACGGTAACGATGCGGTGGAGGTTTACATCGACGGGAACAACGGCAAAACGACCGCTTACGAGGCGGACGACAAGAAATATACGTTCCGGCGCTCCGGCGCGAACCCGCATGAGCCAGCGGATTATAAGGCGGTCAAGATCGAAGGCGGATACCGCATCGAAGCCGCGATTCCGATTGACGGCGGGGAGCTAGGATTCGATGTGCGGCTTGTCGACCGTTCGGGAGACGTTGAGACGAAGACGTCGTGGAACGATACGACCGGCTCGCAGGATACCGACACCTCCAAGTTCGGCGTGCTGATGCTGGTCGAAGGGCCTCGAATTACAACGGCCGTTGAGGGAACGCCTGTCATCGACGGCAGCATCGATGCGGTGTGGAACGGAGCGAATGCAGTCGCAACCGACCGTTGGGTCATCGGATCGAGCGGCTCGACGGCGAAGGTCCGGACGCTGTGGGACGACGGGCGCTTGTACGTGTTGGCCGAGGTAACTGACGCGCTGCTGTCGAAACGGAGCGCCAATGCTTGGGAGCAGGATTCGGTGGAAATTTTCATTGACTCGAATAATGCCAAGACCGGCTTTTTCGAACCGGACGACGGGCAGTATCGGATCAACTTCGATAACGAACGGACTGTCAATCCGGCGTCTCTGAGCGGGAATCTGATCTCCGCTGTTCAGTTGACGGCTGCTGGCTACGTGGTGGAAGCGTCCATCGCCTGGACCGGAACGCCGCAAGCTGGCGATACGATTGGATTCGACCTCCAGGTCAATAATGACGAGGACGGAGACGGAGACCGTGACAGCGTCGCGATATGGAACGATATATCCGGTCAGTCATATCAGAATACTTCCGGATACGGACTATTGAAGCTGGCGGAAGCGGAGTAG
- a CDS encoding phosphotransferase, whose protein sequence is MPLELHRPVYNANRIDEALTELRQATNNAVLNQEDYDVINSVLSIVKEQLAELDSRKNSWGYIHADFQLGNVIVSEQNPSLIDYCLFGYGYYLFDLGSAFSMLKSELRKTFLDGYASKTSFSFDEIRYIEGQIFMDIFISYVFFINDSERNGWIKEHASKICNTLCRDFLEGKEVYYSF, encoded by the coding sequence ATGCCATTGGAGTTGCATAGACCAGTCTACAATGCCAATAGGATCGATGAAGCGTTAACAGAACTTCGACAGGCCACAAACAATGCTGTCCTCAATCAGGAGGATTATGATGTTATTAATAGCGTTCTATCCATAGTCAAAGAACAGTTAGCAGAACTGGACTCTAGGAAAAACTCATGGGGATACATTCATGCTGATTTTCAATTGGGTAATGTCATTGTTTCTGAACAAAATCCTTCCTTAATCGATTATTGCTTATTTGGTTACGGATACTATTTGTTTGATTTGGGCAGTGCTTTTTCAATGCTGAAAAGTGAATTGAGAAAAACGTTTTTGGATGGTTATGCTTCTAAAACAAGCTTTTCGTTTGATGAGATTCGGTACATTGAAGGACAAATATTTATGGATATTTTCATTAGTTATGTATTTTTTATTAACGATTCTGAGAGGAACGGCTGGATAAAAGAGCACGCTTCAAAAATATGCAACACGCTTTGTCGGGATTTTCTTGAAGGGAAAGAGGTATATTATTCGTTTTAG
- a CDS encoding VOC family protein, translated as MTVKLTPYLNMEGNAREAIQFYEQAIDAEVLTISTYGDMPEMPDTFTDDLMNLVAHAKLRVGESELMFSDAPTGSSIPKGKQVTICISTNSLEKSKRFFEALRQDGQVNMPFEETPFSPGFGDVTDKFGVTFQIYTEIQS; from the coding sequence ATGACAGTAAAACTTACCCCTTATCTAAACATGGAAGGGAACGCAAGGGAAGCTATTCAGTTTTATGAACAAGCAATAGATGCCGAAGTCCTCACAATAAGTACTTACGGAGACATGCCGGAAATGCCTGATACTTTCACTGATGATTTAATGAATCTTGTGGCACACGCAAAGTTACGAGTTGGCGAATCGGAACTCATGTTTTCGGATGCTCCAACTGGTTCGTCTATTCCAAAGGGCAAACAGGTCACAATTTGCATTTCAACTAACAGCCTGGAAAAATCCAAACGTTTTTTTGAAGCCCTACGGCAAGACGGTCAAGTTAATATGCCCTTTGAAGAGACCCCTTTTAGCCCAGGTTTTGGTGATGTAACTGACAAATTCGGTGTGACCTTTCAAATTTATACTGAAATCCAAAGTTAA
- a CDS encoding UPF0158 family protein yields MNVIPVKIDELIDELEVQIDDTFTYINTRTAEVITLTREEIRAAEDEIPLEKFPEWQRGNIKQAISIMEDEDGIYVDYTLRNEYNEYEIMEEFIGTIDNQLIRDELYESIQGRGAFRRFKDGIIEHDIDRQWYKYKENKIRELVREWCKDNDIEIQE; encoded by the coding sequence ATGAATGTCATACCTGTTAAGATTGATGAGCTAATTGATGAACTCGAGGTTCAAATTGATGATACTTTTACATATATAAATACTCGAACAGCAGAAGTTATTACATTAACTCGTGAAGAAATAAGGGCGGCGGAAGATGAAATACCACTCGAGAAATTTCCGGAATGGCAGAGGGGAAATATAAAGCAAGCAATAAGCATTATGGAGGATGAGGATGGGATCTATGTCGATTATACATTAAGAAACGAATACAACGAGTATGAAATCATGGAAGAATTCATAGGGACAATCGATAATCAATTAATTAGGGACGAACTGTATGAATCCATTCAAGGAAGGGGAGCCTTTCGGAGATTTAAAGATGGGATAATTGAACATGATATCGATAGACAATGGTATAAGTACAAAGAAAACAAGATAAGAGAATTAGTAAGAGAATGGTGTAAGGATAATGATATTGAAATACAGGAGTAG
- a CDS encoding SEC-C metal-binding domain-containing protein, which yields MLKKLGRNDPCHCGSGNKYKRCCLDKDEAGKVTRITPNNPGTAQARISFEQLIKEELIWANSLYQLIAGHLVNQMSGKYPDIEVVAAVRLWNEFSGMEMPVIKKAGVFPAAVEYCICQFYGHSVTQASLAEKYGISAGSISQRVQHIMTFIEQHGPPAERENGTPITVPAASGSRMNMERKIQQIAELMQTHQFSSIEEANAFIQQIDLGTNQGSRKRARSKKEQAQELLYNAWDEPNAGKRAQMAKDALLLYPDSADAYNILAESGASSMKEMAYYYKQGMLAGERDLGEEFFRENKGHFWGFTPSRPFMRAKKGYAEACFELKNIPEAIRHYKELLELNPMDNQGVRELLLIAHLETEDWRSGARLIEAYSEDGTACFNYDRILIEYGLHGVTLKLSRLLKEAAKQNPHVPKFLLGKKRIPRQMPDYIGFGDEQEAIVYAQTHNHIWQSKPELLRWLGSNV from the coding sequence ATGTTAAAAAAACTGGGAAGGAACGACCCCTGCCATTGCGGCAGCGGCAACAAATACAAACGCTGTTGTCTGGATAAAGACGAGGCCGGCAAAGTGACTCGAATTACGCCAAATAATCCCGGAACCGCCCAGGCACGCATATCCTTTGAACAACTAATTAAAGAAGAACTGATATGGGCCAATTCGCTTTATCAACTTATCGCCGGACATCTCGTTAATCAAATGAGCGGCAAGTATCCCGACATTGAAGTCGTTGCAGCCGTCCGACTTTGGAACGAATTTTCCGGAATGGAAATGCCCGTAATAAAGAAAGCGGGCGTCTTCCCGGCCGCTGTGGAATATTGCATCTGTCAATTTTACGGGCACTCTGTGACCCAAGCCTCGCTGGCTGAAAAATATGGGATATCCGCTGGATCGATTTCCCAGCGTGTTCAGCACATCATGACATTCATCGAGCAGCATGGCCCGCCGGCGGAAAGGGAAAACGGCACTCCAATAACGGTTCCTGCAGCTTCTGGAAGTCGGATGAACATGGAACGTAAAATACAGCAAATTGCAGAGCTTATGCAGACTCATCAATTTTCCTCGATCGAAGAAGCAAATGCTTTTATTCAACAGATCGACCTTGGTACGAATCAGGGCAGCAGAAAACGTGCTCGCTCCAAGAAAGAGCAGGCCCAAGAACTTCTTTATAATGCATGGGATGAGCCTAATGCCGGCAAACGGGCTCAAATGGCCAAGGATGCACTCCTTCTTTACCCGGACAGTGCCGACGCCTATAATATTCTTGCCGAAAGCGGGGCATCGAGTATGAAGGAAATGGCTTACTACTACAAACAGGGGATGCTGGCCGGGGAACGCGATTTGGGTGAAGAATTCTTTCGGGAGAACAAAGGCCATTTCTGGGGGTTCACACCCTCCCGCCCCTTTATGAGAGCGAAGAAAGGCTATGCGGAAGCATGCTTTGAATTAAAAAATATCCCTGAGGCGATCAGGCATTACAAAGAATTGCTTGAGCTTAACCCTATGGACAACCAGGGCGTGCGCGAGCTGCTGCTCATCGCGCATTTAGAGACGGAGGATTGGAGGAGCGGAGCCAGGCTCATCGAGGCCTATAGCGAGGACGGAACGGCATGCTTCAATTATGACCGCATACTGATCGAGTACGGCCTGCATGGCGTGACGCTCAAGCTTAGCCGGCTGTTGAAGGAAGCAGCGAAACAGAATCCGCATGTTCCTAAATTTCTGCTCGGCAAGAAACGGATTCCGCGTCAAATGCCGGACTATATCGGATTCGGCGACGAACAGGAAGCCATTGTCTATGCTCAGACCCATAATCATATCTGGCAGAGCAAGCCGGAGTTGCTTCGCTGGCTCGGCTCCAATGTATAA
- a CDS encoding extracellular solute-binding protein, with amino-acid sequence MKIYVCGRLFLILLVMILVISACGNQNEKRKDAEGSSNNAKALAQDKQYKISWTMHLNEAVPENAEIIQYLEEKFNVDLDIWNLENNNYEALLNLKLAQGEIPDLFRIRQPYDLLKYRNQNVLAEIPKDTLDKYAPNLTRLIHSNAPGYMEYGKIESNYYGIPVVNPTNIYRVPVVYREDWLNRLGLKTPKTIEEFEKVMYAFTSNDPDRNGKNDTYGLSSEGMNVIFGAFGQMVFTEQLYFAEKDHRLVIGALEPEMKEALQYLQKWYRDGVIDPEFVTGENKGGYKHLSHAFINGRIGMTSMGNYYHWIQVGDYKVFNEKGEEVPVEAAFNALELANKNSHARIIVGQPVTGPDGKSGSKAYDLLMSYTAIGANAVKEPGKLAKILEILDYVSANPNLEESMTMKFGVKGKHWKWAGNSTDDVVILPPFDKSVNYTNQIGANIGMAVPAVPTDRREKWASTLGLDKHGVYNALKVSLPSLIKNSPELIKLRNKAYISIITGDMPVDYFDVFVKEFMEAGGEQVLKDANDWYRSHSKE; translated from the coding sequence ATGAAAATTTATGTTTGTGGCCGATTATTTCTTATCCTTCTTGTGATGATCCTCGTCATAAGCGCTTGCGGAAATCAGAACGAAAAACGTAAGGATGCAGAAGGTTCTAGTAATAATGCAAAAGCTCTCGCTCAAGACAAGCAGTATAAAATCTCTTGGACGATGCACCTGAACGAAGCGGTTCCTGAGAATGCGGAGATTATTCAATATTTGGAAGAAAAGTTTAATGTGGATCTGGATATCTGGAATCTCGAAAACAATAATTACGAAGCGCTTCTAAATCTCAAACTAGCTCAAGGCGAGATCCCTGATCTTTTCCGGATCCGGCAGCCGTATGATCTGTTGAAGTATCGGAACCAAAATGTGCTAGCGGAAATCCCGAAGGACACGCTTGATAAATATGCGCCGAACCTGACCCGGTTAATTCATTCCAATGCCCCAGGGTATATGGAGTATGGCAAGATTGAAAGCAACTATTATGGGATTCCTGTTGTCAATCCAACGAATATTTACCGGGTTCCCGTGGTTTACAGGGAGGATTGGCTGAATCGGCTTGGTCTTAAGACCCCCAAAACCATAGAAGAATTCGAGAAGGTTATGTATGCATTCACGAGTAACGATCCGGATCGGAACGGCAAGAACGATACGTATGGCCTCTCGAGTGAAGGGATGAATGTCATATTTGGAGCGTTCGGACAAATGGTATTCACCGAGCAGCTTTATTTTGCAGAGAAGGATCACCGCCTTGTCATCGGGGCGCTGGAGCCGGAGATGAAGGAAGCGCTTCAATATTTGCAAAAGTGGTATAGGGACGGAGTGATTGATCCCGAATTCGTTACCGGTGAAAACAAAGGAGGCTATAAGCACCTCTCCCATGCATTCATTAATGGCAGAATCGGAATGACCTCTATGGGCAATTACTATCACTGGATTCAAGTCGGCGATTACAAGGTTTTCAATGAAAAGGGAGAAGAGGTTCCGGTAGAAGCGGCGTTCAATGCTTTGGAGCTTGCCAATAAAAACAGCCATGCACGGATCATAGTTGGACAACCCGTTACCGGGCCTGATGGAAAGAGCGGGTCAAAGGCATATGATTTGCTGATGAGTTATACCGCGATTGGTGCAAATGCTGTAAAAGAGCCGGGAAAACTGGCCAAAATTCTAGAAATTCTCGATTATGTCAGCGCTAACCCGAACCTGGAAGAAAGCATGACGATGAAATTCGGGGTGAAAGGAAAGCACTGGAAATGGGCCGGGAATTCCACGGACGATGTCGTAATACTGCCCCCGTTTGATAAGAGCGTTAATTATACCAACCAAATTGGCGCAAATATTGGAATGGCTGTCCCCGCTGTGCCTACAGACCGAAGGGAGAAATGGGCTTCTACTCTTGGGCTTGACAAACATGGCGTGTACAATGCCTTGAAGGTTTCCTTACCTTCCTTAATAAAAAACAGCCCGGAGCTTATTAAACTTCGGAACAAAGCTTATATTTCCATCATTACGGGGGATATGCCCGTCGATTATTTTGATGTTTTCGTCAAGGAGTTTATGGAAGCAGGCGGTGAACAGGTTTTGAAGGATGCGAACGACTGGTACCGAAGCCATTCGAAAGAATAA
- a CDS encoding HAD family hydrolase, whose protein sequence is MRYKLVALDLDGTLLNSQSQLSAKHIEAVKKAQDAGIQVVIATGRYYMQTERIIQALDFQGILVSNDGAVTINNRTKEIVHEHSFTIEEISPLISFCRQNDIHFSLTTAFNHYVELMSPYQVDKCKQYEIRYTIHHDVMQLKENVMKLTIDDENRVNGWQNMTLPSKIKIRANAEFFKEYVHHQTSKTNGLRKILELYGINPSEMIAIGDFYNDLDMIEYAGLGIAMGNAPEEVRFISNPFYA, encoded by the coding sequence ATTCGTTATAAATTAGTTGCCTTAGACCTTGATGGCACACTGTTGAATAGTCAGAGTCAGTTATCTGCAAAACACATTGAAGCAGTTAAAAAGGCACAGGACGCCGGGATTCAGGTCGTGATTGCGACTGGACGATATTACATGCAGACAGAACGAATTATCCAAGCTCTTGATTTTCAAGGAATTTTAGTTTCAAACGATGGAGCTGTTACGATTAATAATCGGACGAAAGAAATCGTACACGAGCATTCATTTACCATCGAAGAAATTTCGCCGTTAATTAGCTTCTGCCGACAAAATGATATCCATTTCTCTTTGACAACAGCTTTCAATCATTACGTAGAGTTAATGAGTCCCTATCAGGTGGATAAATGCAAACAGTATGAGATTCGTTACACAATCCATCATGATGTTATGCAATTAAAGGAGAACGTAATGAAACTCACTATTGATGATGAGAACCGAGTTAACGGTTGGCAAAATATGACCTTACCATCGAAAATCAAAATAAGAGCGAACGCCGAATTTTTCAAAGAGTACGTTCACCATCAGACCAGTAAGACCAATGGTCTGAGAAAAATCCTCGAATTGTATGGAATCAATCCGTCCGAGATGATTGCGATTGGTGATTTTTATAATGATTTAGACATGATTGAATATGCCGGACTAGGAATTGCAATGGGAAATGCACCTGAAGAAGTCCGATTCATTTCCAATCCTTTTTATGCATAG
- a CDS encoding aminotransferase class I/II-fold pyridoxal phosphate-dependent enzyme: MGNKTDFLNMNIAELNKHYVSLKERYAEYKNQTMKLDMSRGKPCPEQLELSKSMLDIVTSSDSLKAIDGSDCLNYGGVDGIPEAKELFSQILGVSSNEIIIGGNSSLTLMHDTVSRAMLHGVYGSELPWGKHSTVKFLCPSPGYDRHFAICELSNIEMIAVDMLNDGPDMDAVEKLVSQDDTIKGIWCVPKYSNPDGITYSDQTVDRLANMQTKERDFRVFWDDAYTVHHLTDKPDHLKNILSACKEAGNPDRVFIFTSTSKVTFPGAGVAAMAASVENINYIRKQIAVQTIGPDKINQLRHFRFLKDIDHLRSHMEKHAAIIRPKFEMVLNKLDSELGGKNIATWNKPNGGYFISLNTLDSCAKIVVKMAADAGVTLTPAGATFPYGKDLRDRNIRIAPTFPSLKELEKSIEILCVCIQLASINKILAER; this comes from the coding sequence ATGGGGAATAAAACTGATTTTTTGAACATGAATATAGCTGAATTAAACAAACATTATGTGTCTCTTAAAGAAAGGTATGCTGAGTATAAGAATCAGACAATGAAATTGGACATGTCCAGAGGAAAACCTTGTCCTGAACAGCTTGAACTTTCCAAAAGCATGCTTGATATAGTCACATCCAGTGACAGCTTAAAGGCCATTGACGGATCGGATTGTCTTAATTATGGTGGTGTTGATGGGATACCCGAAGCTAAGGAGTTATTTTCACAAATACTTGGAGTTAGTTCAAATGAAATCATAATTGGGGGGAACTCAAGTCTTACTCTGATGCACGATACTGTAAGCAGAGCGATGCTTCACGGTGTTTATGGCAGCGAACTGCCTTGGGGAAAACATTCGACTGTTAAATTCTTATGCCCAAGTCCGGGTTACGACAGACATTTTGCTATATGTGAACTATCAAATATTGAGATGATCGCAGTGGATATGCTTAATGATGGGCCGGATATGGATGCAGTTGAAAAGCTTGTTAGTCAAGATGATACGATTAAAGGAATATGGTGCGTTCCAAAATATAGCAATCCTGATGGAATCACTTATTCGGATCAGACTGTTGACCGACTTGCCAATATGCAGACGAAGGAAAGGGATTTTAGAGTTTTTTGGGATGATGCGTATACTGTACACCATTTGACTGACAAACCCGATCATTTGAAAAATATCCTAAGTGCATGTAAAGAGGCCGGAAATCCTGACCGTGTTTTTATATTTACTTCTACTTCCAAGGTTACTTTTCCTGGAGCCGGTGTTGCTGCTATGGCGGCAAGTGTTGAAAACATAAATTATATTAGGAAACAGATTGCTGTCCAGACAATTGGTCCCGATAAAATTAACCAGCTAAGGCATTTCCGATTTCTGAAGGATATTGATCATTTACGAAGTCATATGGAAAAACATGCAGCTATTATTAGACCCAAATTTGAGATGGTCCTAAATAAATTAGATTCAGAGCTGGGCGGGAAGAATATTGCAACCTGGAACAAACCAAATGGAGGATACTTCATTAGTCTGAATACATTGGACAGTTGTGCCAAGATCGTTGTAAAAATGGCAGCCGATGCCGGTGTAACATTGACTCCGGCCGGAGCGACTTTTCCTTACGGCAAGGACCTGCGCGACCGTAATATACGCATAGCCCCTACCTTTCCATCTTTGAAAGAACTAGAGAAATCAATCGAGATATTATGTGTTTGTATCCAATTGGCAAGTATCAATAAAATTCTAGCAGAAAGATAG